GCGGTGCGCTCCCCCACCAGCTCACGGACGTCGCCGGACAGCGCGAACCGGGCGATGACCTCGGCCCAGGGCCACATCGATGCCTGGTCAGTCCTGACGGGCCACGGCGCGCACGGCTGCCGCGACGGCCGGGGCCACCGCGGGGTCGAACACGCTCGGCACGATGAAGCTCGGGTTGCGCTGCTCGGGCGGCACCACGTCGGCGATCGCCTGGGCTGCGGCGACCAACATCGCGTCGCTGATGTGGTGCGCACCGGCGTCCAGCAGCCCCCGGAAGAAGCCGGGGAAGGCCAGCACGTTGTTGATCTGGTTCGGGAAGTCGCTGCGGCCCGTGCCCACCACGGTGGCGTGCTCGATCGCCGCCATCGGGTCGACCTCGGGGTCGGGATTGGCCAGCGCCAGCACGATCGCGCGGTCGGCCATGGTGGCGATGTCGTTGCCGTTCAACAGGTTCGGAGCCGAGACCCCGATGAACACGTCGGCCCCGGCCAGACCCTCGGGCAACTGGCCGTCGAACGCGGCCGGGTTGGTGTTCTCGGCGATCCAGGTCTTGAAGCTGTCGAGGTCGGTGCGGCCGGTGTGCACCGCACCCTGGGTGTCGAAGGCCACCACGTGGCTCGCGCCCTGCGAGAGCAACAGCCGGATGATGGCCTGCCCGGCCGCACCGGCGCCGCTGACCACGATGCGGACGTCGTCCAGCGCCTTGTCGACCACCCGCAGGGCGTTGATCAGCCCGGCCAGCACGACGATCGCCGTGCCGTGCTGGTCGTCGTGGAAGACCGGGATGTCGAGCATCTCGCGCAGCCGGGCCTCGATCTCGAAGCAGCGGGGCGCCGCGATGTCCTCGAGATTGATGCCGCCGTAGACCGGGGCGATCGCCTTGACGATGGAGATGATCTCGTCGGTGTCCTGGGTGTCCAGGCAGACCGGCCAGGCGTCGACGCCGGCGAAGCGCTTGAACAGGGCAGCCTTGCCCTCCATCACCGGCAGCGCCGCCGCCGGACCGAGGTTGCCCAGGCCGAGCACGGCCGAGCCGTCGCTGACCACGGCGACGGTGTTGCGCTTGATCGTGAGCCGGCGGGCGTCGTCCGGATTGGCGGCGATCGCCTGGCAGATGCGGGCGACGCCGGGGGTGTAGGCGCGCGAGAGGTCGTCGCGGTGGCGCAACTCGACCGTGGGCACCACCTCGAGCTTGCCGCCGATGTGCATCAGGAAGGTGCGGTCCGAGACCT
This is a stretch of genomic DNA from Kineosporiaceae bacterium. It encodes these proteins:
- a CDS encoding NAD-dependent malic enzyme — its product is MASPSPGYTITLRVQAPIHPHATGDLTTAIGKAAGVVTALDVVESSYDWIVLDVSVNTSDAEHADEITDAVRDLDGFEVRKVSDRTFLMHIGGKLEVVPTVELRHRDDLSRAYTPGVARICQAIAANPDDARRLTIKRNTVAVVSDGSAVLGLGNLGPAAALPVMEGKAALFKRFAGVDAWPVCLDTQDTDEIISIVKAIAPVYGGINLEDIAAPRCFEIEARLREMLDIPVFHDDQHGTAIVVLAGLINALRVVDKALDDVRIVVSGAGAAGQAIIRLLLSQGASHVVAFDTQGAVHTGRTDLDSFKTWIAENTNPAAFDGQLPEGLAGADVFIGVSAPNLLNGNDIATMADRAIVLALANPDPEVDPMAAIEHATVVGTGRSDFPNQINNVLAFPGFFRGLLDAGAHHISDAMLVAAAQAIADVVPPEQRNPSFIVPSVFDPAVAPAVAAAVRAVARQD